One segment of Danio aesculapii chromosome 3, fDanAes4.1, whole genome shotgun sequence DNA contains the following:
- the LOC130220818 gene encoding uncharacterized protein LOC130220818, translating to MADRSPLFLLLIFWTLSTGVFGAEETHVFSRSGETVHLPCRNTVQYCSRSGTTWLNNSDRQRETPTQTVELITLGVTNKDTGKHDRLNLGSDCSLNISRVTTEDAGLYICQQWRGGNQKQGSDSLVYLHVVAVSPSSSSSSSSSSDVRPGLSLTLSCRLFSYSGLSCVDLFRSEHLHLSWLNEAGVNLNTDSRYQISSTGCIISLSTTLISEDEDKQWRCGVYQRNELKTSDTFTVQYSAKAEAETFCVMKQQ from the exons gtgtgtttggagcAGAAGAGACTCATGTGTTCAGCAGATCTGGAGAAACTGTTCATCTGCCCTGTAGAAATACTGTTCAGTACTGCAGCAGATCAGGAACTACATGGCTCAACAACAGcgacagacagagagaaacaccGACACAGACAGTTGAACTGATTACTTTAGGGGTAACGAATAAAGACACAGGGAAACATGACAGACTGAATCTGGGCTCTGACTGCTCTCTGAACATCAGTAGAGTCACAAcagaagatgctggactttacaTCTGCCAACAGTGGAGAGGAGGGAATCAGAAACAAGGCTCTGATTCACTTGTGTATCTGCATGTTGTTGCTG tctctccatcatcatcatcatcatcttcatcatcatctgaTGTTCGTCCGGGTCTCTCTCTGACTCTCTCCTGTCGGCTCTTCTCATATTCTGGACTCTCCTGTGTTGATTTGTTCAGATCTGAGCATCTTCATCTGTCCTGGTTGAATGAGGCTGGTGTTAATCTGAACACAGACTCCAGATATCAGATCTCTTCTACAGGCTGTATCATCAGTCTGTCTACAACACTCATCAGTGAAGATGAAGATAAACAGTGGAGATGTGGAGTCTATCAGAGAAATGAACTGAAGACCTCAGACACGTTTACTGTCCAGTATTCAG CTAAAGCTGAAGCAGAGACATTTTGTGTGATGAAACAGCAGTGA